From the Lactobacillus sp. PV034 genome, the window GGTGGTTCTACTGCCAATGGTCGTAACTCAGCTGGTCGTCGTTTAGGCGCAAAGCGTGCTGACGGTCAAGAAATCCACGCAGGTTCAATTATTTACCGTCAACGTGGTACTAAGATCCACCCAGGTAAGAATGTTGGTCGTGGTGGTGACGACACTTTATTCGCTTTAGTTGATGGTGTTGTTAAATTTGAACGTTTGGGTAGAGATAAGAAGCAAGTTTCTGTTTACCCAGCTGAAGAAGCAAAATAATTAATATTTTGAATTTTAAAAGACTGGATGTGGTATCACATTCAGTCTTTTTTTGCCTAAAGGGCTTGACAAAAATAATAAAGATATTAAAATCTTTAGTAAATAAATTAA encodes:
- the rpmA gene encoding 50S ribosomal protein L27 encodes the protein MMINNLEALKLFAHHKGGGSTANGRNSAGRRLGAKRADGQEIHAGSIIYRQRGTKIHPGKNVGRGGDDTLFALVDGVVKFERLGRDKKQVSVYPAEEAK